A single window of Candidatus Ozemobacteraceae bacterium DNA harbors:
- a CDS encoding nucleotide pyrophosphohydrolase encodes MKDLVRGFISEREWAPYHTPKNVAASVAIEAAELLEHFQWEHPTPAQLSRTKRGEVADEMADVLAYLLSLANVLQIDLSDALHRKMAKNRKKYPADRFRGTWEKVRS; translated from the coding sequence CTGAAAGACCTCGTTCGCGGCTTCATCAGCGAGCGGGAGTGGGCCCCGTATCACACGCCGAAGAACGTGGCCGCTTCGGTCGCGATCGAGGCGGCCGAGCTTCTGGAGCACTTCCAGTGGGAGCACCCGACCCCGGCCCAGCTTTCCCGGACCAAGCGCGGGGAAGTGGCCGACGAGATGGCCGACGTACTCGCGTATCTGCTGAGCCTCGCGAACGTGCTCCAGATCGACCTCTCGGATGCCCTGCACCGGAAGATGGCGAAGAACCGCAAGAAATACCCGGCCGACCGCTTCCGCGGGACGTGGGAAAAGGTCAGGTCCTGA
- a CDS encoding M28 family peptidase — MNSRKTAFLAGALVAAFLGFAAVDAAETENRWAIGLPTETAKSVIKKADGSQIAWTTIGAQTVFVCRGRFAESLVRRHPEATAVPFRPGEEAWLLSTKDPALRGRVFPGVRTIMSRQGYHVILAGETARMGLSRWLSEFTRLDPLPEDTVVLTPPSRPGRTEPAPEDPVALFLNGLDRSAFAADLKALADLQTRYTYAAGGAKALDYCEASLRGMGLTVRRQAFGSAGAPSANIEAVQPGFDPANAGEVVILGHLDSTSPKASTLAPGADDNGSGAAGVLALARLMQGRKGRATVRYVVVMGEEQGLLGSKAYVAGLSPAEIAGMRAVINMDMIGFDAKPPLSAVLETAAFNRQMAERMAELAAAYTTLSTQISTNPWGSDHVPFLKKQIPTMLTIESEYDDNPTYHQVTDTFDRVNLDLAHQILRLNAAMLAESASVERMPRP; from the coding sequence ATGAATTCTCGCAAGACCGCATTCCTGGCAGGGGCTCTGGTTGCCGCGTTTCTGGGCTTTGCCGCCGTCGATGCCGCGGAGACCGAAAACCGCTGGGCGATCGGGTTGCCCACCGAGACCGCGAAATCCGTCATCAAGAAGGCCGACGGTTCCCAGATCGCCTGGACGACGATCGGGGCACAGACCGTCTTCGTCTGCAGAGGCCGTTTTGCGGAAAGCCTGGTCCGCCGCCACCCCGAAGCCACGGCGGTTCCCTTCCGGCCCGGCGAGGAAGCTTGGCTGCTGTCCACGAAAGACCCGGCGCTTCGCGGGCGCGTTTTTCCGGGCGTCCGAACGATCATGAGCAGGCAGGGTTATCATGTCATTCTGGCTGGCGAAACGGCTCGGATGGGGCTTTCTCGCTGGCTTTCGGAGTTCACCCGGCTCGACCCACTGCCGGAAGACACAGTCGTTCTGACCCCGCCGAGCAGGCCGGGGAGAACCGAGCCCGCACCGGAAGATCCGGTCGCGCTCTTCCTGAACGGGCTCGATCGAAGCGCCTTTGCCGCCGACTTGAAAGCGCTCGCCGACCTTCAGACGCGCTACACATACGCCGCGGGCGGCGCGAAAGCCCTCGATTACTGCGAAGCCTCGCTGCGTGGCATGGGCCTGACGGTCCGCCGGCAGGCGTTCGGAAGCGCGGGGGCGCCCAGCGCGAACATCGAAGCGGTCCAACCGGGATTCGACCCGGCGAACGCGGGCGAGGTCGTCATCCTCGGTCACCTCGACAGCACGTCGCCGAAGGCCTCGACGCTGGCTCCCGGCGCCGACGACAACGGGTCCGGCGCTGCCGGCGTGCTCGCCCTGGCGCGGCTGATGCAGGGTCGCAAGGGTCGGGCGACGGTCCGATACGTCGTCGTGATGGGCGAAGAGCAGGGGCTCCTCGGTTCGAAAGCTTACGTGGCCGGGCTCTCGCCGGCCGAGATCGCCGGCATGCGGGCGGTCATCAACATGGACATGATCGGCTTCGACGCGAAACCGCCCCTCTCGGCTGTTCTCGAGACGGCCGCGTTCAACCGGCAGATGGCCGAGCGGATGGCCGAACTCGCGGCCGCCTACACCACGCTTTCGACGCAGATCAGCACGAATCCATGGGGCTCGGACCACGTGCCCTTCCTGAAGAAGCAGATTCCGACGATGCTGACGATCGAATCCGAGTATGACGACAACCCGACGTATCACCAGGTCACCGACACGTTCGACCGCGTGAACCTCGATCTCGCGCACCAGATCCTCCGACTCAACGCGGCGATGCTTGCGGAGTCCGCATCGGTCGAACGCATGCCGCGCCCCTGA
- a CDS encoding metallophosphoesterase: MKTHRIWPAIIIVLTISLVFPLGGLAQDPLEILQEHDVTTSVNEVPGMGASLNVGDDAAPAATAAIPKTGDAYTIGVLSDLHIRKDNLDGLESAIRAINGLAGMNAVAITGDLDSKVASPDEFDLVRKKLGEFNVPVFAVTGNHDYIYDDTIDKDGKKSRATKKIRREKLERFRSHLNQKGIRYSVKAGGHLLVFLPLDALEGKPLAQLSDTSMEFLKKTLAENPRLPTVIFCHAPLTGSYERKTDLGPIHGNIQPADKIRGLLKQNPQVFLWVAGHLHIRPGSKDFSSKSNKVDGVTVIHVPNIMPKEAWIQTIRLSPEAAVVRTYSTRAKKFLPAHDRIFRHTRATTSPQIPPKGGDTPENGADNGGKKDEIGNPASPQTLEQKFLVLVQRIVDRLKTLLKKIHTLLDKLHKK; this comes from the coding sequence ATGAAAACGCATCGGATCTGGCCGGCCATCATCATCGTCCTGACAATCAGCCTTGTATTTCCCCTCGGCGGTCTCGCACAAGACCCTCTCGAAATCCTCCAGGAACACGACGTCACGACGAGCGTCAATGAAGTCCCCGGAATGGGGGCCTCGCTGAACGTCGGTGATGATGCGGCTCCCGCTGCGACGGCGGCAATCCCAAAGACGGGTGATGCATACACGATCGGGGTTCTCAGCGATCTGCACATCCGGAAAGACAATCTCGACGGTCTCGAGAGCGCGATCAGGGCGATCAACGGCCTTGCGGGGATGAACGCCGTCGCCATCACCGGCGACCTCGATTCGAAAGTCGCCAGTCCCGACGAATTCGACCTTGTCCGGAAAAAGCTCGGAGAGTTCAACGTTCCTGTGTTCGCCGTCACCGGGAATCACGATTATATCTATGACGATACGATCGACAAGGACGGAAAGAAGAGTCGCGCGACCAAGAAGATCAGACGAGAAAAACTCGAGCGGTTCCGTTCCCACCTGAACCAGAAGGGAATCCGCTATTCCGTGAAAGCGGGCGGCCATCTCCTGGTCTTCCTCCCGCTCGACGCCCTCGAGGGAAAGCCTCTCGCCCAACTGTCGGACACGAGCATGGAATTTCTGAAGAAAACGCTCGCGGAGAACCCGAGGCTGCCGACGGTGATTTTCTGCCACGCCCCGCTCACGGGAAGTTACGAGCGGAAAACCGACCTGGGCCCGATTCACGGGAACATCCAGCCGGCCGACAAGATTCGCGGCCTGCTGAAGCAGAACCCCCAGGTGTTTCTCTGGGTGGCCGGCCACCTGCACATCCGGCCCGGATCGAAGGATTTCTCCTCGAAGTCGAACAAGGTCGACGGCGTCACCGTCATCCATGTCCCCAACATCATGCCGAAGGAAGCCTGGATCCAGACCATCAGGCTGTCCCCGGAGGCGGCCGTCGTTCGCACCTACAGCACCCGGGCGAAAAAGTTCCTCCCCGCCCACGACCGGATCTTCCGTCATACGAGGGCCACCACTTCTCCTCAGATTCCCCCGAAAGGCGGCGACACCCCGGAAAATGGCGCGGATAACGGCGGCAAGAAGGATGAAATCGGAAACCCCGCTTCCCCGCAGACGCTCGAGCAGAAGTTTCTGGTTCTCGTCCAGCGCATCGTCGACCGGTTGAAAACCCTTCTGAAGAAGATCCACACCCTGCTGGACAAGCTTCACAAAAAATAA
- a CDS encoding rhodanese-like domain-containing protein produces MRALIVSLIIFTVALFVIPIANAGSGSCGDCTCCARCVSSPSPTAKSSDCPGGVCAVEPSKTVEVKPHATSGSIITTEGLKALLSSGVPLHILDARSGKYDDGRRIPGAKSLNAESKVSTILRMLPEKEALIVTYCSNLKCPASGKLFEHLKSLGYKNLIEYPEGIQGWLSAGHEVETIRSE; encoded by the coding sequence ATGAGAGCACTTATCGTATCGCTCATCATCTTCACCGTCGCCCTGTTCGTCATCCCCATCGCGAACGCAGGATCGGGATCGTGCGGCGATTGCACGTGCTGCGCACGCTGCGTATCCTCGCCCTCCCCCACCGCGAAAAGTTCCGACTGTCCCGGCGGCGTCTGCGCCGTCGAACCTTCCAAGACCGTCGAGGTGAAACCGCACGCGACGAGCGGTTCGATCATCACCACCGAGGGCCTGAAGGCGCTGCTGTCCTCCGGCGTCCCCCTTCACATCCTTGACGCCCGCAGCGGCAAATACGACGACGGCCGCAGGATCCCCGGCGCGAAGTCGCTGAACGCCGAAAGCAAGGTCAGCACCATTCTCAGGATGCTTCCCGAGAAGGAGGCGCTGATTGTGACATACTGCTCCAATCTCAAATGCCCAGCCAGCGGCAAGCTGTTCGAGCACCTGAAGTCTCTCGGATACAAGAACCTCATCGAGTATCCCGAGGGCATCCAGGGCTGGCTGAGCGCAGGCCACGAGGTCGAAACCATCCGCAGCGAGTGA
- a CDS encoding carbohydrate kinase family protein gives MPNLLVCGLTNLEMTVRVDGFPIGYVPVRYVENGVRATCSGVGFNVARALHVLGNGVRFLSILGDDPAGRICREEIRAAGIDDVDIISSDGGTAHSTILVDGVGRRQINLDLRKMQEQTFPVDRFAAAVRDAGIAVLCNINFARPLLCEAKKLGKMIAADLHALGSLEDEYNRDWLEKADILFMSHEGLSCPPEAFAPELLGRFPARFLVIGLGSEGALLAERGRPPKRVPAVTPRPVVNTIGAGDALFAAFLDGWLRYGDASAALARAVYYAGWKIGESGGAAGLMTAAELDSLYGRP, from the coding sequence ATGCCGAATCTGCTCGTGTGCGGGTTGACGAATCTCGAAATGACCGTCCGGGTGGATGGGTTCCCCATCGGGTATGTTCCGGTGCGTTACGTCGAAAACGGCGTTCGCGCCACGTGTTCCGGGGTCGGCTTCAACGTCGCGAGAGCCCTGCACGTGCTCGGAAACGGCGTCCGGTTTCTCTCGATCCTCGGTGACGATCCCGCCGGCCGCATCTGTCGGGAGGAAATCCGCGCCGCCGGCATCGACGACGTCGATATCATCTCCAGCGACGGAGGAACCGCGCATTCGACGATCCTCGTCGATGGCGTGGGCAGGCGGCAGATCAACCTCGACCTCCGGAAGATGCAGGAGCAGACGTTTCCCGTCGATCGATTCGCTGCCGCCGTGCGGGACGCCGGGATCGCGGTTTTGTGCAACATCAACTTTGCGCGGCCGCTGTTGTGCGAGGCGAAAAAGCTCGGGAAGATGATCGCGGCGGATCTTCATGCGCTGGGCTCGCTCGAAGACGAGTACAACCGCGACTGGCTCGAAAAGGCGGACATCCTGTTCATGAGCCACGAAGGGCTTTCCTGCCCGCCCGAGGCGTTCGCGCCGGAGCTCCTCGGACGGTTCCCCGCGCGCTTCCTCGTGATCGGTCTCGGAAGCGAGGGCGCTCTTCTCGCCGAGCGCGGTCGGCCCCCGAAACGCGTCCCGGCCGTCACGCCGCGTCCCGTCGTCAACACGATCGGAGCTGGCGACGCCCTCTTCGCGGCGTTTCTCGACGGATGGCTGCGATACGGTGACGCCTCCGCCGCCCTGGCTCGCGCCGTGTATTACGCGGGCTGGAAGATCGGCGAGAGCGGCGGGGCCGCCGGGTTGATGACCGCCGCCGAACTCGATTCCCTCTACGGACGCCCCTGA
- a CDS encoding SagB/ThcOx family dehydrogenase produces the protein MMKEHIGEAFQCETKYRREAMRGAPEFSKMPAPFKEYPDKPVVALPEPGGVRPCSLKQAFQKRRSVRAYAPKPITIAQLSFLLWASGGARGRESGLLRRTVPSAGGLYPIETYVVVNAVDGLETGVYHYSVRTHSLERLADGRFGDALAHAALEQNQCREAPVVFVWSAVFGRTVWKYGQRSYRYVYLDAGHVAHALAVAATSLGLGTCQMAALFDDEVNALLGLDGNLESVVYMSSVGRPT, from the coding sequence ATGATGAAAGAGCACATCGGAGAGGCGTTCCAGTGCGAGACGAAGTATCGCAGAGAGGCCATGCGCGGTGCGCCGGAATTTTCGAAGATGCCGGCCCCCTTCAAGGAATATCCTGACAAGCCCGTCGTCGCCTTGCCCGAACCCGGCGGCGTCAGACCCTGTTCGCTGAAACAGGCATTTCAGAAACGGCGCAGCGTGCGCGCATACGCGCCGAAGCCGATCACGATCGCCCAGCTTTCCTTCCTGCTTTGGGCGTCGGGCGGGGCGCGTGGCCGCGAATCGGGACTCCTGCGTCGCACGGTGCCGTCGGCGGGCGGGCTGTACCCGATCGAGACCTACGTGGTCGTCAACGCGGTCGACGGTCTCGAAACCGGCGTGTACCACTACTCGGTTCGCACCCATTCCCTCGAGCGGCTTGCCGATGGGCGGTTCGGGGATGCCCTCGCCCATGCCGCCCTCGAGCAGAACCAGTGCCGAGAGGCCCCCGTCGTGTTCGTCTGGTCGGCCGTCTTCGGGAGAACCGTCTGGAAATACGGCCAGCGCAGTTACCGCTACGTCTATCTCGACGCGGGGCACGTCGCCCACGCCCTCGCGGTCGCGGCGACCTCGCTCGGCCTCGGCACCTGCCAGATGGCCGCCCTCTTCGACGACGAGGTGAACGCCCTGCTCGGTCTCGACGGGAACCTCGAGAGCGTCGTCTATATGTCGTCCGTCGGCCGCCCGACCTGA
- a CDS encoding GIY-YIG nuclease family protein, producing MDAQKRKELKKVAKEAVPAMGIYRITNTVTGRCLLGSSMNLGGTANSYQHKIEFFSHHDARLKVDLERCGMAAFTFEVLETIDPAGLAPAERAEAVRELEKKWRAEFSTNGGTGYDTPGNPATS from the coding sequence ATGGACGCTCAAAAACGCAAGGAACTGAAGAAAGTCGCGAAAGAAGCGGTTCCGGCCATGGGAATCTACCGGATCACGAATACCGTCACCGGCAGATGCCTGCTCGGATCGAGCATGAACCTGGGCGGCACCGCCAACAGCTACCAGCACAAGATCGAGTTTTTCAGCCATCACGATGCACGGCTGAAAGTCGACCTGGAACGTTGCGGCATGGCGGCCTTCACGTTCGAGGTGCTCGAAACGATCGATCCTGCCGGCCTCGCCCCGGCCGAACGGGCCGAGGCCGTGCGAGAGCTCGAGAAAAAGTGGCGGGCGGAGTTTTCCACGAATGGCGGAACCGGCTACGACACCCCGGGAAACCCGGCGACCTCCTGA
- a CDS encoding DUF2087 domain-containing protein, whose product MSNINELFWNASLTEIKQGYVYRETDEAYTCLICGKRFACGIIHPMNGTLYESRKAVERHIVDGHGSVFAFLLPLEKKLTGLTDHQKNLLESFHAGRSDADTAKALGTSTSTIRNHRFQLRERQKQAKIFLALMELLQEKNRSHGDFITIPRTARQVDERFAITEQENADILREYFPQGPEGPLRNLPVKEKRRVAILRHLVAFFDPEVRYTEQQVNEILKRFHPDCAMLRRNLIEYGFLDRVADGSAYWVKMA is encoded by the coding sequence ATGAGCAATATCAACGAACTATTCTGGAACGCCTCGCTCACGGAGATCAAACAGGGATACGTCTACCGGGAGACGGATGAAGCATACACCTGCCTGATCTGCGGAAAGCGCTTTGCCTGCGGTATCATCCATCCCATGAACGGGACGCTGTATGAGTCGCGCAAGGCTGTCGAACGGCATATCGTCGACGGTCACGGCTCGGTGTTCGCATTTCTGCTGCCGCTCGAAAAGAAGCTGACCGGATTGACCGATCATCAGAAGAACCTCCTGGAATCCTTTCATGCGGGCAGAAGCGACGCAGATACGGCAAAGGCATTGGGCACAAGCACGTCGACGATCCGGAACCATCGTTTTCAGCTACGCGAGAGGCAGAAGCAGGCGAAAATATTTCTCGCCCTGATGGAGCTTCTGCAGGAAAAGAACCGGTCGCACGGCGACTTCATCACGATTCCACGGACGGCCCGCCAGGTCGACGAGCGGTTCGCCATCACCGAACAGGAGAACGCGGATATTCTCAGGGAGTATTTTCCGCAAGGGCCCGAAGGGCCTCTCCGAAACCTTCCTGTCAAAGAAAAACGGCGAGTCGCGATCCTCAGGCATCTCGTCGCGTTTTTCGACCCTGAAGTCAGATATACGGAACAACAGGTCAACGAGATCCTCAAGCGGTTTCATCCCGACTGCGCGATGCTGCGCAGGAATCTCATCGAGTACGGCTTTCTCGACCGCGTTGCCGACGGGAGCGCCTACTGGGTCAAAATGGCATGA
- a CDS encoding prepilin-type N-terminal cleavage/methylation domain-containing protein — protein MRRSPGFGRLNGGERRAFTLPEILITILLLSILFSLGIVFSMGMRQTRKVKDYETAIGLAQQAIDGLRAVPFGTLDDEDAGEFSAETDFNTSGAPGGVADLYEPVFKAGGSTYERKVEVTGVPSPGGPLGTPLKIKFVKVTVKWKTPEGEEPDPYVISTAISDLN, from the coding sequence GTGAGACGATCTCCAGGTTTCGGTCGGCTGAACGGCGGGGAACGCCGGGCGTTTACCTTGCCCGAGATTCTCATCACGATTCTCCTGCTGTCGATCCTGTTTTCGCTGGGCATCGTCTTCTCGATGGGCATGCGGCAGACCCGCAAAGTGAAGGATTACGAAACCGCGATCGGGCTCGCTCAGCAGGCGATCGACGGCCTCCGGGCGGTTCCCTTCGGCACGCTTGACGACGAGGATGCCGGTGAATTCAGCGCCGAGACCGACTTCAACACCTCCGGGGCCCCGGGCGGGGTTGCAGATCTGTACGAGCCCGTGTTCAAGGCCGGCGGCAGCACCTACGAGCGGAAGGTCGAAGTGACGGGCGTCCCCTCTCCGGGCGGCCCCCTCGGCACGCCGCTCAAGATCAAGTTTGTCAAGGTGACCGTCAAGTGGAAGACGCCGGAGGGCGAGGAGCCCGATCCGTATGTTATATCTACAGCTATATCCGATCTGAACTGA
- a CDS encoding prepilin-type N-terminal cleavage/methylation domain-containing protein, translating into MSAAGTPQAMRTAKAFTFVELLIVLFLVSLILFASYKVFFQQTRMVRQSLEEIKVNDDFRKILAFMGNDVRESTRIDEPAPIRLEDARTLATKAGLLMRIAKEEQDPTLDREDSLGQIAVRRTIVYELEDNPNPLEPSVPRFRLVRIESIDEHGRSGESTQRHVICDDVRDLVVFRTIRKPLPPHNVDALGDRLVQPQSASVQGTGNDVVHLRVTLERTRMGGERGEVFRFPMQTCFYKRGKEIWRHP; encoded by the coding sequence GTGAGCGCAGCCGGAACACCGCAGGCGATGAGAACCGCGAAGGCCTTCACCTTCGTGGAGTTGTTGATCGTTCTGTTCCTCGTCTCCCTGATTCTCTTCGCCTCGTACAAGGTGTTTTTCCAGCAGACCCGCATGGTCCGCCAGTCGCTCGAGGAGATCAAGGTGAACGACGATTTCCGGAAAATCCTGGCCTTCATGGGAAACGATGTGCGCGAGTCGACCCGTATCGACGAACCCGCGCCGATCCGCCTCGAGGATGCCCGGACGCTCGCCACCAAGGCCGGCCTCCTGATGCGCATCGCCAAGGAAGAACAGGACCCGACGCTCGATCGCGAAGACAGCCTCGGTCAGATCGCCGTAAGACGCACGATCGTCTACGAGCTCGAGGACAACCCCAACCCCCTCGAGCCCTCGGTTCCCAGATTCCGACTCGTGCGTATCGAGTCCATCGATGAACATGGGCGGTCCGGCGAATCGACCCAACGGCACGTTATCTGCGACGACGTCCGCGACCTGGTCGTCTTCCGGACCATCAGGAAACCCCTCCCGCCCCACAACGTCGACGCCCTCGGCGACCGGCTCGTCCAGCCGCAGTCGGCATCGGTCCAGGGCACGGGAAACGACGTGGTGCACCTGCGCGTCACTCTCGAGCGGACGCGTATGGGCGGCGAGCGCGGCGAGGTGTTTCGGTTCCCGATGCAGACCTGCTTCTACAAACGGGGCAAGGAAATCTGGAGGCACCCGTGA
- a CDS encoding polysaccharide deacetylase family protein: protein MCNMFTRFRPFLTMCRIALIVLLATVAPTAEGLSIPALCYHQVRPGANGQFELTPEAFREQLGILKAQGYQSLSSAELLAILASGTVPAKRSIVLSFDDGYASVYDYAFPIMKEMGFTGIACIYPRFIGAGNAMSWDQLRELASAGWSIESHSMSHANLATGHGTPAYAKMLELEIKGSRTLLEKQLGLPVKFMVWPYGIYTEQAEQVARDAGYAGAMTVDGGANYAGLDPFRVKRQVVYRSDTREKFLIRLGMASIEVTDQQPRPGEVLSALATVSCRLPALADYSPETHVLNVKATDGSLEFRFDPATRTVHARPKGALKPGHRFIDVYLRDKRTGITAQHGWLFTLQ, encoded by the coding sequence ATGTGCAACATGTTCACTCGCTTTCGCCCCTTTCTCACGATGTGCCGGATCGCCTTGATTGTTCTTCTGGCGACGGTCGCCCCGACGGCCGAAGGCCTCTCGATTCCGGCCCTCTGCTACCATCAGGTCAGGCCTGGCGCGAACGGACAGTTCGAACTGACCCCGGAGGCGTTCCGCGAACAACTCGGCATCCTGAAGGCCCAGGGCTATCAAAGCCTCTCGTCGGCCGAACTGCTGGCCATTCTCGCCTCAGGCACGGTTCCGGCGAAGCGTTCGATCGTGCTTTCCTTCGATGACGGGTATGCCTCGGTCTATGATTACGCCTTCCCGATCATGAAGGAAATGGGCTTCACCGGCATCGCCTGCATCTACCCGCGGTTCATCGGGGCCGGCAACGCGATGTCCTGGGACCAGCTCCGCGAACTGGCCTCCGCGGGCTGGTCGATCGAGTCGCACTCGATGAGCCACGCGAACCTCGCGACCGGACACGGCACGCCGGCGTATGCGAAGATGCTCGAACTCGAGATCAAGGGTTCCCGCACCCTGCTCGAGAAACAGCTCGGCCTCCCCGTGAAATTCATGGTCTGGCCCTACGGCATCTACACCGAACAGGCTGAGCAGGTCGCGCGCGACGCCGGGTATGCCGGCGCGATGACCGTCGACGGCGGCGCAAATTACGCCGGCCTCGACCCGTTCCGCGTCAAGCGCCAGGTGGTGTATCGCAGCGATACCCGGGAAAAGTTCCTGATCCGGCTCGGCATGGCCTCAATCGAGGTGACCGACCAGCAGCCGCGGCCGGGCGAGGTGCTCTCCGCCCTCGCGACGGTCAGCTGCCGGCTGCCGGCTCTCGCCGACTACTCGCCCGAAACCCACGTCCTGAACGTGAAAGCCACGGACGGCAGCCTCGAGTTCCGGTTCGATCCGGCAACGCGGACCGTGCATGCCCGGCCGAAGGGCGCCCTCAAGCCGGGCCACCGGTTCATCGACGTTTACCTGCGCGACAAGCGCACCGGCATCACCGCGCAACACGGCTGGCTGTTCACCCTGCAGTGA
- the hfq gene encoding RNA chaperone Hfq, translated as MPAINIQDTILQVLKKRAEPVKIFLMKGFQIQGTVLDFDTFVILLEAEGKRQLIYKHAVSTIQLPDDFVMPHAEA; from the coding sequence ATGCCGGCCATCAACATCCAGGACACCATTCTCCAGGTACTGAAGAAGCGCGCTGAACCCGTCAAAATCTTCCTGATGAAGGGCTTCCAGATTCAAGGAACGGTTCTCGATTTCGATACGTTCGTTATCCTGCTCGAAGCCGAAGGCAAGCGGCAGTTGATCTATAAGCACGCCGTTTCCACCATCCAGTTGCCTGACGATTTCGTGATGCCCCACGCGGAGGCCTGA